Proteins encoded in a region of the Candidatus Cloacimonadota bacterium genome:
- a CDS encoding PIN domain-containing protein encodes MFIRIHLWLPVSFWFRFSRVRDNKEDVFQKFIKDFLPKTKLLSLPKEEYKNLTESKKNLNLDFDDLYQYNIARFYNLNIVTLDNDFQKIKDIEIKFL; translated from the coding sequence ATATTTATTCGTATTCATCTCTGGTTACCAGTGTCCTTTTGGTTTCGGTTTAGCCGAGTTAGGGATAATAAAGAAGATGTTTTTCAAAAATTCATAAAAGATTTTCTTCCTAAAACAAAACTATTATCCCTTCCAAAAGAAGAATATAAGAATTTAACTGAATCAAAAAAGAATTTAAATCTTGATTTTGATGATCTTTATCAATACAATATCGCAAGATTTTACAATTTGAATATAGTTACTCTGGATAATGATTTTCAAAAGATCAAGGATATTGAGATTAAATTTTTGTGA